The following coding sequences are from one Sandaracinaceae bacterium window:
- a CDS encoding DEAD/DEAH box helicase, whose protein sequence is MTDTTDDTGTSFADLGLSDEVLRAIEDMGFAEPTPVQAAAYGPAVEGLDLIVQARTGTGKTAAFGLPLVDRLVDEDGGPQALILAPTRELALQSAREIGRLGTHLGIRTAAVYGGAPIERQVRELEGGAQIVSGTPGRVLDHLKRGTLDGEKLKILVLDEADEMLSMGFAKELNAIVALLPAKRQTLLYSATIDGAVERMSKRIMKEPQRISLSSDAVGAQTITHYYYLVTGVGKTRDLVRVLENEDPESALIFCNTKVMTERVARELKQAGFNADWLNGDLPQSEREKVLRRTREGSLRYLVATDVAARGIDISHVTHVINHDFPENIEAYIHRTGRTGRAGRTGTAIAMVSPQELGSLYYLRLTYKIFPIERSLPSQGELQTRAESDRIGLLSEAFTAEPSEIDRAVARRLLAHPDAERLLGGLLSAFFGPREDVDEEAAAARRERPARPAPEPEPEEEARPAKRARSAKPRREEPRREETRREEPRREEPRRDEPRREEPRASGNGRGRSEDDDDGAEHEGEDDVLLYVNLGRRDGVRPGEIIRLLAENCALDKAEVGRIRIRDRHTFVGVPRDKADEIVDQLAGTESHEKELVVEKARAQA, encoded by the coding sequence ATGACCGACACGACAGACGACACCGGAACCTCCTTCGCCGACCTCGGCCTCAGCGACGAGGTGCTCCGCGCCATCGAAGACATGGGCTTCGCCGAGCCCACCCCCGTGCAAGCCGCGGCCTACGGGCCGGCGGTAGAGGGGCTGGACCTCATCGTCCAGGCCCGGACCGGCACCGGGAAGACCGCCGCGTTCGGCCTGCCCCTGGTCGACCGACTGGTCGACGAGGACGGCGGCCCGCAGGCGCTGATCCTCGCCCCGACCCGCGAGCTCGCGCTCCAGTCGGCGCGCGAGATCGGCCGGCTCGGCACGCACCTCGGCATCCGCACCGCGGCCGTCTACGGCGGCGCCCCGATCGAGCGACAGGTCCGCGAGCTCGAGGGCGGCGCGCAGATCGTCAGCGGCACGCCGGGCCGGGTGCTCGACCACCTCAAGCGCGGCACGCTCGACGGCGAGAAGCTGAAGATCCTCGTGCTCGACGAGGCGGACGAGATGCTCTCGATGGGCTTCGCGAAGGAGCTCAACGCGATCGTCGCGCTCCTCCCCGCCAAGCGGCAGACGCTGCTCTACAGCGCCACCATCGACGGCGCGGTCGAGCGCATGTCGAAGCGGATCATGAAGGAGCCGCAGCGCATCAGCCTCTCGAGCGACGCGGTCGGCGCCCAGACGATCACGCACTACTACTACCTGGTGACCGGCGTCGGGAAGACGCGGGACCTGGTCCGCGTGCTCGAGAACGAGGACCCCGAGAGCGCGCTCATCTTCTGCAACACGAAGGTGATGACCGAGCGCGTGGCCCGCGAGCTCAAGCAGGCCGGCTTCAACGCCGACTGGCTCAACGGCGACCTGCCGCAGTCCGAGCGGGAGAAGGTGCTGCGCCGCACGCGTGAAGGCAGCCTGCGATACCTCGTCGCCACCGACGTGGCCGCGCGTGGCATCGACATCTCGCACGTCACGCACGTCATCAACCACGACTTCCCCGAGAACATCGAGGCCTACATCCACCGCACGGGCCGCACCGGCCGCGCGGGGCGCACGGGCACCGCCATCGCGATGGTCTCGCCGCAGGAGCTGGGCTCGCTCTACTACCTGCGCCTGACCTACAAGATCTTCCCCATCGAGCGCTCGCTGCCCTCGCAGGGGGAGCTCCAGACCCGCGCGGAGTCGGATCGCATCGGCCTGCTGAGCGAGGCCTTCACGGCCGAGCCGAGCGAGATCGATCGCGCGGTCGCCCGTCGGCTCCTGGCGCACCCGGACGCGGAGCGCCTCCTCGGCGGTCTGCTCTCGGCGTTCTTCGGCCCGCGCGAGGACGTGGACGAGGAGGCGGCGGCGGCCCGACGCGAGCGCCCGGCGCGCCCTGCCCCGGAGCCGGAGCCCGAAGAAGAGGCGCGCCCCGCCAAGCGCGCGCGCTCGGCCAAGCCCCGCCGCGAGGAGCCCCGCCGCGAGGAGACCCGCCGCGAGGAGCCGCGCCGCGAGGAGCCGCGCCGCGACGAGCCCCGCCGCGAGGAGCCGCGCGCGAGCGGCAACGGTCGCGGCCGGAGCGAGGACGACGACGACGGCGCCGAGCACGAGGGCGAAGACGACGTGCTCCTGTACGTGAACCTCGGCCGCCGCGACGGTGTGCGCCCCGGGGAGATCATCCGCCTCCTCGCCGAGAACTGCGCCCTCGACAAGGCCGAGGTGGGGCGCATCCGGATCCGCGATCGCCACACCTTCGTGGGCGTGCCGCGCGACAAGGCGGACGAGATCGTCGACCAGCTCGCGGGCACCGAGAGCCACGAGAAGGAGCTGGTGGTCGAGAAGGCGCGAGCGCAGGCATGA
- a CDS encoding protein kinase, whose protein sequence is MADSSSVARQKAPGLAPGSVVGGRFQIERAVSEDALGSVLAAKDQKTGRPIAVRVLSPGLIATPAAIEKLRGEVKTAATIQHKSIVATYGMGNDKGGARFIATEWVDGRPLEAVIAEKKSESATPMSLRGAYNVVAHVCKALGAAAKKGAFHGALRPGVVFVTRSGRVKVGGLGLDKAIVETAGPAALGAGEQAFLAPEVKQGQPPTAASDVFGIGGLLYAMLTGRSPLDEFIAPSQAHPEASPEVDAVLMKCLSADPAARFGSAQEVKAALVGLAKGTEPTTDQEDFGVDLDLDIDIGSLQPPPSAPQAQARPRPPAPAKTPGGGPQVGQRVALDESFRSAPGMVAPVASAEVDLSHLLTKITENDAPRWMVVKDNLDHGPFSGRELVNLILQGEVLGEHRLLNMDTGQRFEVREAPEFVEFVEQFRLKKAEQDHQVALQKSEKAEKVSMVSKIMILGGVAAVVGVGVVVFLVTRPDIQEEERSDADVADLYERGEIEISGSAGILPDPPRRTGRRRARRGGGAGGMSYEDAMNQVADLGSATGTGSQRRLTPQQVAGVMNQNINRLVPCLSQGSGGGQVRIDMAIAGSGQVQGATVRNGTPAFQRCVAGRVRQIRFPSFPAPRMGASYTFSAN, encoded by the coding sequence ATGGCAGACAGCTCAAGCGTGGCCCGACAGAAGGCGCCCGGGCTCGCTCCCGGATCCGTGGTCGGAGGTCGCTTCCAGATCGAGCGCGCGGTCTCCGAGGACGCGCTCGGCAGCGTGCTCGCGGCGAAAGATCAGAAGACGGGGCGCCCGATCGCGGTGCGCGTGCTGTCCCCTGGGCTCATCGCCACCCCCGCCGCGATCGAGAAGCTGCGCGGCGAGGTCAAGACCGCGGCCACCATCCAGCACAAGAGCATCGTCGCCACCTACGGGATGGGCAACGACAAGGGCGGCGCGCGCTTCATCGCCACGGAGTGGGTGGACGGCCGGCCGCTCGAGGCCGTGATCGCCGAGAAGAAGAGCGAGTCCGCCACCCCGATGTCCCTGCGCGGCGCGTACAACGTGGTCGCGCACGTGTGCAAGGCGCTCGGCGCCGCGGCCAAGAAGGGCGCCTTTCACGGCGCGCTCCGGCCAGGCGTGGTGTTCGTCACGCGGTCCGGTCGCGTCAAGGTCGGCGGCCTGGGGCTCGACAAGGCCATCGTCGAGACCGCGGGGCCGGCCGCGCTCGGCGCGGGGGAGCAGGCCTTCCTCGCGCCCGAGGTGAAGCAGGGCCAGCCGCCCACCGCGGCGAGCGACGTCTTCGGCATCGGCGGCCTCCTCTACGCGATGCTGACGGGGCGGAGCCCCCTCGACGAGTTCATCGCGCCTTCGCAGGCCCACCCGGAGGCGAGCCCCGAGGTCGACGCGGTGCTGATGAAGTGCCTCTCGGCGGATCCGGCGGCGCGCTTCGGCTCGGCGCAGGAGGTCAAAGCGGCCCTGGTCGGCCTGGCCAAGGGCACGGAGCCGACGACCGACCAGGAGGACTTCGGGGTCGACCTGGACCTCGACATCGACATCGGCTCGCTCCAGCCCCCGCCCTCGGCCCCGCAGGCCCAGGCGCGGCCCAGGCCTCCGGCGCCCGCGAAGACGCCTGGCGGCGGCCCCCAGGTGGGTCAGCGCGTGGCGCTGGACGAGAGCTTCCGCTCGGCGCCCGGCATGGTCGCGCCCGTGGCGAGCGCCGAGGTCGATCTCTCGCACCTCCTGACCAAGATCACCGAGAACGACGCCCCGCGCTGGATGGTGGTCAAGGACAACCTCGATCACGGCCCGTTCAGCGGCCGGGAGCTGGTGAACCTCATCTTGCAGGGCGAGGTGCTCGGCGAGCACCGCCTCCTCAACATGGACACCGGGCAGCGCTTCGAGGTGCGCGAGGCGCCGGAGTTCGTGGAGTTCGTCGAGCAGTTCCGCCTCAAGAAGGCCGAGCAGGATCACCAGGTGGCCCTGCAGAAGTCCGAGAAGGCCGAGAAGGTCTCCATGGTCTCCAAGATCATGATCCTCGGCGGGGTGGCCGCGGTGGTCGGCGTCGGCGTGGTCGTGTTCCTCGTGACCCGCCCCGACATCCAGGAGGAGGAGCGCTCCGACGCGGACGTCGCCGACCTCTACGAGCGCGGCGAGATCGAGATCAGCGGCTCGGCCGGGATCCTCCCCGATCCGCCTCGGCGCACCGGGCGTCGACGCGCTCGCCGGGGCGGGGGCGCGGGCGGCATGAGCTACGAGGACGCCATGAACCAGGTCGCCGACCTCGGCAGCGCGACCGGCACGGGGAGCCAGCGCCGGCTCACGCCGCAGCAGGTCGCCGGGGTGATGAACCAGAACATCAACCGCCTCGTCCCCTGCCTCTCACAGGGCTCGGGGGGCGGACAGGTCCGCATCGACATGGCCATCGCCGGGAGCGGCCAGGTGCAGGGCGCCACCGTTCGCAACGGCACGCCCGCCTTCCAGCGCTGCGTCGCCGGGCGCGTGCGTCAAATACGCTTCCCCTCATTCCCTGCCCCGCGCATGGGCGCGAGCTACACCTTCAGCGCCAACTGA